The genomic region GCTACCGGATCAAGTATTTCCACTCGCATAGACCCGATAAAGCTCGTTCCTTCTCTGTCTAAATCAACATCTGGAGCTTCAAAAATTTTATAAAAAGCAAGATGTTGTGACGCTGCAAAAATAGCTTCACACAAAGAATCAGGGGCAGGACCACCATGAGAAATATTGTATTTTATGCCACAATCTCCTTCTAAACCACCAGGATTATGACTTGCTGAGAGAATAATCCCACCATAAGCATGATATTTGCGAATAAGATGTGAGACAGCAGGCGTGGAAAGAATACCCCCTCTTCCAACTTTTACACAAGCAACACCGTGAGCCGCAGCCATTTTCAATACAATCTGAAGAAGGGTAAGGTTGAAAGTGCGCCCATCACCACCAAGAATTAACAATTTCCCTTCCATAGGCCCAATGCTATTAAAAATGGATTGGATAAAATTTTCAACATAATGAGGCTGTTGAAAAACCGATACTTTTTTGCGCAAACCAGACGTCCCAAGTTTTTGATCATTAAAAGCCATAGTCAAAACTGTAGTTATGGTCATGTAAATACCTTCATATTCTTTCTTTTAATTTTAAGAGCAAGAGTATCCAAAGTCGACCATTAATTCTACTTGACGGAATAGTGAAATATTTGCACACTCATTAGAAGTAAAAATTTTAAAAGAAGCCCTTTTATTTAAAACGTTCTTTCCCATATGTTTTTAAATCCGAAGGGTGTTTTAAAACACAATTTTCGTAAAAAATATAGGAGCATCATTATGATGAAAAAAACTGTTCCCAATGTAATATTCCACACACGTGTGCATGATGAATCAGTAAGTGGCAACAATCCTTATCGGTGGCAAGAAGTTAACAGTGATACGTACTTTAAAGGAAAACGGGTTATTCTTTTTTCTCTTCCTGGAGCTTTTACACCCACTTGCTCAATCTTTCAGCTACCTGACTTTGAAAAACTCTATGATGAATTTAAAAAAGTTGGCATTGATGAAATTTATTGCCTTTCCGTCAATGATGCTTTTGTCATGAACGCTTGGGGAAAAACTCAAGACATCAAAAATGTGAAATTAATCCCCGATGGCTCAGGCGAATTCACACGCAAAATGGGCATGCTGGTTTCTAAAGACAATATCGGTCTTGGAATGCGCTCATGGCGTTATGCCGCTGTTATTAATGACGGCGTTAT from Bartonella birtlesii IBS 325 harbors:
- a CDS encoding peroxiredoxin; its protein translation is MMKKTVPNVIFHTRVHDESVSGNNPYRWQEVNSDTYFKGKRVILFSLPGAFTPTCSIFQLPDFEKLYDEFKKVGIDEIYCLSVNDAFVMNAWGKTQDIKNVKLIPDGSGEFTRKMGMLVSKDNIGLGMRSWRYAAVINDGVIEQWFEEEGLSDNCTTDPYEVSSPQNVLKALKN